The Cheilinus undulatus linkage group 2, ASM1832078v1, whole genome shotgun sequence genome has a window encoding:
- the LOC121518314 gene encoding T-cell surface glycoprotein CD3 delta chain-like isoform X1 produces MKSQIVIPACLLLLWTLAGAEIVPEVKPAQGGIRLSCGKGNKIEDIKGGPPTESLTLSYRDDHTGEYTCVSVSESVEKSMIFVKFRTCDNCIELDTGAIVGMAVGNVVATIVVGVAVYLVASQSRNGPVTSNKKSSDRQHLVPNEERGRASNDHYQPLKPKGGQKDTYDVLTNRR; encoded by the exons ATGAAGAGTCAGATAGTTATTCCAGCCTGTTTGCTTCTGCTTTGGACTCTTGCAG GAGCAGAAATAGTCCCTGAGGTGAAACCTGCCCAAGGAGGCATAAGGTTGTCTTGTggtaaaggaaataaaatagaaGACATAAAAGGTGGCCCTCCCACTGAGTCCCTGACATTGTCATACAGAGACGATCACACAGGAGAGTACACATGCGTGTCTGTCAGTGAGTCAGTCGAAAAATCAATGATCTTTGTGAAATTTCGGA CCTGTGACAACTGCATAGAGCTCGATACGGGTGCAATAGTAGGAATGGCTGTCGGAAACGTCGTGGCTACGATCGTGGTGGGAGTGGCTGTCTACCTCGTCGCATCTCAGTCTCGGAATGGTCCAGTCACCTCTAACAAGAAAA GCTCTGACAGACAGCATCTCGTCCCAAAtgaagagagaggcagagctTCTAATGACCATTACCAG CCTCTGAAACCCAAAGGTGGTCAGAAAGACACGTATGACGTGCTGACTAACAGAAGATAG
- the LOC121525861 gene encoding transmembrane protein 25, translating to MCACLVLLWANMERRCLRRWVAGSAVVFLHTLALSWTGAIEPAPTIDGRHQAALTLKENMTHRFNCQSDGWDPRAPPLLTWYLNGQQQRAPSPNRGRLVMTPKEDSDVIRPGTTHNSTFSLRARKWDRELVCVASNPRTGESYNATVTLNVQFQPEILRVNAHYSETSDPGLSLVLFALVRSNPPATITFVDQYGQLVANTSDFLVLDTQRYPWMTNHSLRVMLSSLSGNISLNATNSVGTVQSNLTLAEFLQSRVEVPMLGIVTGGAMAFMALLILSLIVLCLMQKNKSKSIDEPVEILMTKKSDSAILKVEKTEKTNIPRENMSLPSNMQLNDLSTLRKAREAAQQNSVGEKKEEEEEEDLSLAYAARGFARYPMVGYIYKVNSTSSEEIWL from the exons atgtgtgcatgtttggtgCTCCTGTGGGCCAACATGGAGCGCAGGTGTCTGAGAAGATGGGTAGCGGGCTCTGCTGTAGTGTTCCTCCACACACTGGCCTTATCCTGGACAG GTGCTATTGAGCCCGCCCCCACGATTGACGGACGGCACCAGGCAGCTCTAACCCTGAAGGAAAACATGACACACCGGTTCAACTGCCAGTCAGATGGCTGGGATCCCCGTGCCCCTCCTCTTCTGACCTGGTACCTGAAcggacagcagcagagagcgCCTTCACCCAACCGTGGGCGCCTGGTGATGACACCAAAGGAAGATTCTGATGTCATAAGACCAGGGACCACTCACAACAGTACCTTCTCTCTGCGGGCCAGGAAGTGGGACAGGGAGTTGGTGTGTGTGGCATCAAACCCCAGGACTGGAGAGAGCTACAATGCCACAGTCACACTCAATGTCCAGT TTCAGCCAGAGATCCTCAGGGTGAACGCCCACTACAGTGAAACCTCAGACCCTGGCCTATCCTTAGTCCTTTTTGCCTTGGTACGCTCCAATCCGCCTGCCACCATCACTTTTGTGGACCAGTATGGACAGCTGGTAGCTAACACCTCAGACTTCCTTGTCTTAGACACACAAAGATACCCCTGGATGACCAATCACTCTCTAAGGGTCATGCTCAGTAGTCTATCAGGAAATATCTCACTGAATGCCACCAACAGCGTGGGAACTGTGCAAAGCAACCTCACACTGGCAG AGTTTCTACAGTCTCGAGTTGAGGTGCCCATGCTGGGAATTGTGACTGGGGGAGCCATGGCCTTCATGgccctcctcatcctcagtCTGATCGTTCTCTGCCTCATGCAAAAAAACAAGAGCAAGTCCATTG ATGAGCCAGTGGAAATTCTAATGACCAAGAAAAG TGACTCTGCCATTCTGAAGGtggaaaaaacagagaagaccAACATCCCCAGAGAGAACATGTCTCTGccttcaaacatgcagctcaATGACCTCAGCACCTTGAGAAAAG cccgAGAGGCCGCCCAGCAAAACAGTGTGggagagaagaaagaggaagaggaggaggaagatctGTCTTTAGCCTACGCCGCTAGAG GTTTTGCTAGATATCCGATGGTGGGCTACATCTACAAGGTGAACAGCACAAGCAGTGAGGAGATCTGGCTCTGA
- the LOC121518314 gene encoding T-cell surface glycoprotein CD3 delta chain-like isoform X2, protein MKSQIVIPACLLLLWTLAGAEIVPEVKPAQGGIRLSCGKGNKIEDIKGGPPTESLTLSYRDDHTGEYTCVSVTCDNCIELDTGAIVGMAVGNVVATIVVGVAVYLVASQSRNGPVTSNKKSSDRQHLVPNEERGRASNDHYQPLKPKGGQKDTYDVLTNRR, encoded by the exons ATGAAGAGTCAGATAGTTATTCCAGCCTGTTTGCTTCTGCTTTGGACTCTTGCAG GAGCAGAAATAGTCCCTGAGGTGAAACCTGCCCAAGGAGGCATAAGGTTGTCTTGTggtaaaggaaataaaatagaaGACATAAAAGGTGGCCCTCCCACTGAGTCCCTGACATTGTCATACAGAGACGATCACACAGGAGAGTACACATGCGTGTCTGTCA CCTGTGACAACTGCATAGAGCTCGATACGGGTGCAATAGTAGGAATGGCTGTCGGAAACGTCGTGGCTACGATCGTGGTGGGAGTGGCTGTCTACCTCGTCGCATCTCAGTCTCGGAATGGTCCAGTCACCTCTAACAAGAAAA GCTCTGACAGACAGCATCTCGTCCCAAAtgaagagagaggcagagctTCTAATGACCATTACCAG CCTCTGAAACCCAAAGGTGGTCAGAAAGACACGTATGACGTGCTGACTAACAGAAGATAG